From Pseudodesulfovibrio nedwellii:
TTGGGCCGCTTTGTGAGGCCGCTTGCTGCCGTGATCGCTCGGAGGGCGGCGCGGTCAAGACGTTGATCGCCGGAGGAGCGGACCAGCCTGACATCGGTAAAGGAGTCGTTGGGTAAAATACGGAATGTGAAGAGGGCGTTGCCTATGAGACCTGAAAGGTCGCCGTTGCCGGGAAGAAATTTACGCCGTTCAATGGCCTCATGGACTTGGGTGAGAAAGTGCTTCACGGCCAGTCGCCGCAAGCGTTTGCCTGCGTCTTCACAATTCTCATCAGGGTCATCTTCCACAAAGCCCTGTTCAAGAGCAAGGGGATTGCCGGGGGTGCTGACGGAGACATCGAAATCCAGCGGGACAATGATTTGTTCCCCACCGACAACCGGTTCCTGATCCCAGTCCAGTTGCAACAGAAATATGTGGACCACGATCGAAATGGCAACGCAGGTGCCGAGAATCTGGCGCGAGGTCATTGATGTGCCTCGGCCTTTGCGGCTTCTTCTCCTTTGGTGCTGGTCGCGATAACGAGATTGCTGAATCCGTTGGACCTGACTAAATCCACAATGCGGACAAACTGTTCTACACGTGCCTGCGGGGCTGATTTGAGGAGAATGTGCGCTGGTTGTAGCGCGAGTGGCTGTGATGCCGTGGATTGCAGTTTGTAGGCGAGAGACAACAGGGTGATTGGCTTGGTATCACAAAAGACATCACCGTTGGTTCGCAGTTCTATTTCCATTGATTTGCCGGAAACCGGCTTGGAAGATTCGGCTGGCGGAAGTTCCATTTCCATGCCTTTTGCCGTGAATACGGTTGAAACAACGAAAAATATTAAAAGAATGAAGACGACATCCAAAAGTGGAGTGATGTCCGGTGAAGCAGGACGTGGTTTTTTCTGTTCAAAGGAAACCATGAAAAGACCTATTTGATCCCTTCAAGGAAGGTGTTGGTCATACGTTGCATGGCAAAGGCGTTTTTATCGTATTCACGACAAAACCAACGGTGTGCCAGAAGTGAAGGGATTGCGACACTTAACCCAGCGGCTGTTGTCAGGAGCGCCTGCCAGATACCGCCGGCAAGCATGGTAATATCGACGTTGCCGGACGCAGAGAGGCGGGAAAAAGCATTGATCATGCCGAGGACCGTGCCGAGCAGGCCTATGAGCGGGGCTGTGGTAGCAACTGTTGCCAGAAAATCCAGTCTGCGGCGGAATGAAAAAAGGACTTCTTCGCCGACACGATGGATTTTCTGTTCCTTTGCGGGGAGTGGCAGATCATTAAACAGTGCGTTGAAGAATTGAAGATAGGTCGGTGCAATGTCTTCTACTTCGTGCAGAGCTGCGTCGCTGCCTTGTGTCTGGAATAGATCAAAGATAGGTGTGAGTGCCCTGACAGAGGGAAGGCGGCGGGTGGTGAAAACAATAAATCGTTCAGCCATGACCGCAAGGGATGCAATGGAGAGGATAAGGAGCGGCCACATCATGAAACCGCCCTGTTGCAGCAGGTTCATGCATACCTCCGTTCAAGTTGTTCGAGCATGGTTACATCCATATTTTTGCCGATGGCCACAAGAAAGCTTTCGTCGTCAAATTTATTGCCGAGGCGGGAAAGTTCGTACCGCCCTGAGACATACTGTACTACTTCATGTTCGTCACTTTCTGCAACGTTCACGATTCCCTTGAGCCGAAAAACTTCCTTGGGGAGGTTGTCCAAGATTCCAAGAAGATCTTTTCGGCTCAAGGGTTCGTGAAAGGCAAAACGTCTGGATATGAATCCTTCCATGGCATGGGTATGGTTTGGGGGCGAGAGGAGGCCAGGAAGAAGACCTTCGACATTTTGCGTCAATGGATCGAAATCATAAAGAGTTCCCGGATTGATTGCGCCGTATTCGGTTTTAACCAGAAGAGCGCGGTTGTTCAAGGTGTGGAGGGTTTCGGTCAATGCCGTCTTCTCTTCAGCGGAAATCAAATCACATTTGTTGAGAATGATGGTGTCTGCGGCTTTTATTTGGTCGCGAGTGATGTCGCTTTCATTCAGCAGTGCCGGGGCGTTTTGTGCATCCACCAGAGTTGTGATGGAATCGAGCCGAACCTGCGGGCGCAATGTATCAATTTCGTTCAGGATATTGAAAGGATTAGCCAGTCCCGTTGTCTCTAGCACGATAACCTTGGGGCTGAATTGGGCATTGAGTTGCTCGATACCTTTAGAGAGATTACCTGCGAGTGTGCAGCACACACAACCTTCATCCAGTTCTATGATGGAATCGTCACCTTCAAGCAGTTTGCCGTCCACGCCGGTTTTGCCGATTTCATTTTGAATGATGGCGACTAGTTCGTCGCGTGCGGCGTGATACTCCAGAAGC
This genomic window contains:
- a CDS encoding TonB family protein, giving the protein MTSRQILGTCVAISIVVHIFLLQLDWDQEPVVGGEQIIVPLDFDVSVSTPGNPLALEQGFVEDDPDENCEDAGKRLRRLAVKHFLTQVHEAIERRKFLPGNGDLSGLIGNALFTFRILPNDSFTDVRLVRSSGDQRLDRAALRAITAASGLTKRPKIIQGQTFTMKTAVKYQYSM
- a CDS encoding ExbD/TolR family protein; amino-acid sequence: MVSFEQKKPRPASPDITPLLDVVFILLIFFVVSTVFTAKGMEMELPPAESSKPVSGKSMEIELRTNGDVFCDTKPITLLSLAYKLQSTASQPLALQPAHILLKSAPQARVEQFVRIVDLVRSNGFSNLVIATSTKGEEAAKAEAHQ
- a CDS encoding MotA/TolQ/ExbB proton channel family protein; this encodes MNLLQQGGFMMWPLLILSIASLAVMAERFIVFTTRRLPSVRALTPIFDLFQTQGSDAALHEVEDIAPTYLQFFNALFNDLPLPAKEQKIHRVGEEVLFSFRRRLDFLATVATTAPLIGLLGTVLGMINAFSRLSASGNVDITMLAGGIWQALLTTAAGLSVAIPSLLAHRWFCREYDKNAFAMQRMTNTFLEGIK